The following coding sequences lie in one Paraburkholderia largidicola genomic window:
- a CDS encoding methyl-accepting chemotaxis protein: protein MTFLNTLKIGPRLGAGFAIVLLLLCAVGGVSLLQSSRIYDGTYRIGNDWLPSVETLGTLRSHADDVRRLSLRELLSTDANQMRATRAQHANAVNAFAQSLDAYSKLISSPEEQQLDDNIKTSWASYLEVDEKIEKLIDAGESSATEARQLAAGDASARFTTTLDLIDRDIKLNHEGSVEEVAKAEAAFHSARMWTVVLSALALLAGAFIAVVTTRSIVGPLRRSVGVAETVARGDLTAAIHVDGSDELSQLLGALRHMNERLQDTVSRVRSSSESIATGSSQIAAGNTDLSQRTEEQAASLEETAASMEELTATVKQNAENATQGNALAARASETAARGGEVVSRVVDTMRGISTSSQQVAQIISVIEGIAFQTNILALNAAVEAARAGEQGRGFAVVAGEVRTLAQRSAAAAKEIKDLIGESVSRVNSGTALVDEAGRTMGEIVQSVRQVSDLMGEISAASGEQHRGIEQVNVAISQMDEVTQQNAALVEQASAATQSMASQAATLRELVSVFRLPGGQQANAMSAASAPPKAVARAAVAEPRKTANAASAKPLAAQMPGAGKAAASRAEVDWETF, encoded by the coding sequence ATGACGTTTCTCAATACCCTCAAGATCGGTCCGCGTCTCGGCGCGGGCTTTGCAATCGTTCTGCTTCTGCTTTGCGCCGTCGGCGGCGTTAGCCTGCTTCAATCGTCGCGCATCTACGACGGCACGTATCGGATCGGCAATGACTGGCTCCCCAGTGTCGAAACGCTCGGCACGCTGCGCAGCCATGCGGACGACGTGCGCCGCCTGTCGCTGCGTGAACTGCTCAGCACGGACGCGAACCAGATGCGCGCGACGCGCGCCCAGCATGCGAATGCTGTGAATGCTTTCGCGCAGTCGCTCGACGCTTATTCGAAACTGATCTCGTCGCCCGAAGAACAGCAGCTCGACGACAACATCAAAACTTCGTGGGCCAGCTATCTCGAAGTCGACGAAAAGATCGAAAAGCTGATCGACGCCGGAGAATCGAGCGCAACAGAAGCGCGGCAACTCGCGGCGGGCGACGCATCGGCACGCTTCACGACCACGCTCGATCTGATCGACCGCGACATCAAGCTGAACCATGAAGGCTCGGTCGAAGAAGTCGCGAAGGCGGAAGCCGCGTTCCACAGCGCGCGCATGTGGACTGTCGTGCTGTCGGCACTCGCACTGCTCGCGGGCGCGTTCATCGCCGTCGTCACCACGCGCTCGATCGTCGGGCCGCTGCGCCGTTCCGTCGGTGTGGCCGAAACCGTCGCGCGCGGCGATCTGACTGCGGCGATTCACGTCGACGGCTCGGACGAACTCAGCCAGTTGCTCGGCGCGCTACGCCACATGAACGAACGACTGCAGGACACGGTGAGCCGCGTGCGTTCGAGCAGCGAAAGCATCGCCACGGGCTCGTCGCAAATCGCCGCGGGCAACACCGATCTGAGCCAGCGCACGGAAGAACAGGCCGCATCGCTCGAAGAAACGGCCGCGAGCATGGAAGAGCTGACGGCGACCGTCAAGCAGAACGCGGAGAACGCGACGCAAGGCAACGCGCTGGCAGCGCGTGCGTCGGAAACGGCGGCGCGCGGCGGCGAGGTCGTGAGCCGCGTGGTCGATACGATGCGCGGCATCTCGACCAGTTCGCAGCAGGTCGCGCAGATCATCTCGGTGATCGAGGGGATCGCGTTCCAGACCAACATCCTCGCGCTGAACGCAGCCGTCGAAGCGGCGCGTGCGGGCGAACAGGGACGCGGCTTCGCGGTCGTCGCGGGCGAAGTGCGTACGCTCGCGCAACGCAGCGCGGCGGCGGCGAAGGAGATCAAGGATCTGATCGGCGAATCGGTGAGCCGCGTGAACAGCGGCACCGCGCTCGTCGACGAAGCGGGCCGCACGATGGGCGAGATCGTCCAGTCGGTGCGCCAGGTGTCCGATCTGATGGGCGAGATCAGCGCGGCGTCCGGCGAGCAGCATCGCGGCATCGAGCAGGTCAACGTCGCGATCTCGCAGATGGACGAGGTGACGCAGCAGAACGCAGCGCTCGTCGAGCAGGCTTCGGCGGCAACGCAGTCGATGGCGTCGCAGGCTGCGACGTTGCGTGAACTGGTATCGGTGTTCAGGCTGCCGGGCGGGCAACAGGCGAACGCGATGAGCGCTGCGTCCGCTCCTCCGAAGGCGGTTGCGCGCGCCGCCGTGGCCGAGCCAAGGAAAACCGCGAACGCGGCTTCTGCAAAACCGCTCGCCGCTCAGATGCCGGGCGCCGGGAAAGCAGCCGCTAGCCGTGCTGAAGTCGATTGGGAGACGTTCTGA
- a CDS encoding chloride channel protein: MPSPITLDRKSLVRLAVVTVLTGVGAGLGGMLLALLLHAVQHIAYGYSLDALVGGESFLQGVGGASPERRVIVMTMCGLVAGFGWWAVRRFGTPLVSIRQAVKSPDARMPMLSTLAHALLQIVTVALGSPLGREVAPREVGSLVAAWLARVGGLSANETRVMIACGAGAGLAAVYNVPLGGAVFVLEVLLVTFDATTVAIALVTSVIAAVVAWLGLGDESQYAIPSFALSGSLVAWSVAAGPLFGIAAYAFSRFMDRARHAAPGAGWLIIPLNVINFAAIGVLAMHFPQLLGNGKGTAQLGFDGQLSIGLAAALLALKIAVSASSLRVGAHGGLLTPGLTVGALLAVVLGGAWNLIGASVPVGAFAIVGAAAFLASSMNMPITAIVLVAEFTHLGHDMLFPVVFAVAGSIGASRVCAMLASRASTAPKNVQAHVAASVTPHAAQERPAAMKLLPVTHK; this comes from the coding sequence ATGCCGTCTCCCATCACCCTCGACCGCAAATCACTGGTCCGCCTGGCCGTCGTCACAGTGCTGACGGGCGTGGGCGCGGGCCTCGGCGGCATGCTGCTCGCGCTGCTGCTGCACGCCGTCCAGCACATCGCGTACGGCTACAGCCTCGATGCGCTCGTCGGCGGTGAAAGCTTTCTGCAAGGCGTCGGTGGCGCGTCGCCGGAACGGCGCGTGATCGTCATGACGATGTGCGGCCTGGTCGCCGGGTTCGGCTGGTGGGCCGTGCGCCGTTTCGGCACGCCGCTCGTGAGCATCAGGCAGGCAGTGAAGTCGCCCGACGCGCGCATGCCGATGCTCAGCACGCTCGCGCATGCGCTGCTGCAGATCGTGACCGTCGCGCTCGGCTCGCCGTTGGGCCGCGAGGTCGCGCCGCGTGAAGTCGGTTCGCTGGTGGCGGCTTGGCTCGCGCGCGTCGGCGGTCTGTCAGCGAACGAAACGCGCGTGATGATCGCCTGCGGCGCGGGCGCCGGCCTCGCCGCCGTGTACAACGTGCCGCTCGGCGGCGCGGTGTTCGTGCTCGAAGTGCTGCTCGTCACCTTCGATGCCACCACGGTCGCGATTGCGCTCGTGACCTCGGTGATCGCCGCCGTCGTCGCGTGGCTGGGTCTCGGCGACGAATCGCAATACGCGATTCCGTCATTCGCGCTGAGCGGCAGTCTGGTTGCGTGGTCGGTGGCGGCGGGGCCGCTGTTCGGCATCGCGGCCTATGCGTTCTCGCGCTTCATGGATCGTGCGCGCCATGCCGCGCCGGGCGCAGGCTGGCTGATCATCCCGCTCAACGTAATCAACTTCGCCGCGATCGGTGTGCTCGCTATGCACTTTCCGCAATTGCTCGGCAACGGCAAGGGCACGGCGCAGCTTGGCTTCGACGGTCAGTTGAGCATTGGGCTCGCGGCTGCGCTGCTTGCGTTGAAGATTGCCGTGAGTGCGAGCAGCTTGCGCGTCGGCGCGCATGGCGGTCTGCTGACGCCGGGGCTGACGGTGGGCGCATTGCTTGCCGTCGTGCTCGGCGGCGCGTGGAATCTGATCGGCGCGAGCGTGCCCGTCGGCGCGTTCGCCATTGTCGGCGCGGCCGCGTTTCTCGCTTCGTCGATGAACATGCCGATCACGGCCATCGTGCTCGTCGCCGAGTTCACGCACCTCGGGCACGACATGCTGTTTCCGGTGGTGTTCGCGGTTGCGGGTTCAATCGGCGCGAGCCGCGTGTGCGCGATGCTGGCGAGCCGCGCGAGCACCGCCCCGAAGAATGTTCAGGCGCATGTGGCGGCAAGCGTGACGCCACATGCGGCGCAAGAGCGGCCCGCTGCGATGAAGCTGTTACCCGTCACGCACAAGTGA
- a CDS encoding phospholipase C, which produces MLYRTILPSAIAVASLLTIAACGSNSHNNTTTSTPPAVSAQDALATATPIKHLVVIFGENVSFDHYFATYPSAKNVAGEPTFTAATGTQTDIATLAAAGLTGAANPNAQATSPNIVAATVNGQTTTPPTLGAALTTTTAQPFRLDRSQANTKSQNHSYGPEQLADDNLKMDAFPLFTSASSIIAGSTGQFGSSAQVLGYFDGNTVTAYWNLAQNFAMNDNAWTDTFGPSTPGAIEVISGQNQGVTVTPNPKNPTVTTSSNAIPDGQGSFTMIGDLDPTTDTCTAAAQTTTSGPTGMMGGKNIGDLLNASNITWGGFMGGFNLQTVNANGTTGCLRSTWSDVLGSAPTDYVQHHAWFQYYASTANPTHQRPTSTAMIGFTEPTLDNTATPVHHQYDTDDFFASVQAGNFPSVSFLKAPAISDGHPGNSDPLDEQAFVVKVTNFLQQQPDWKNTLVVIAYDDSDGWYDHVTPAITSSSFDTTLVTHVGTATFTGADQLSGQGQCTSASATQPLGINGGAVNGRCGPGTRTPFLVISPWAKQNFVDHTQITQASVVKFIEDNWLGGKRLGAGSFDATAGDIRGMLNLTGAGNNATVFLDPVVGTKLAAAPATN; this is translated from the coding sequence ATGCTTTACAGGACAATACTACCCAGCGCGATCGCTGTTGCGTCGCTGTTGACCATCGCCGCGTGCGGCAGCAACTCGCACAACAACACGACGACGTCGACCCCGCCCGCCGTTTCCGCGCAAGATGCCCTCGCGACTGCGACGCCCATCAAGCACCTCGTGGTGATCTTCGGCGAGAACGTCTCCTTCGACCACTACTTCGCTACCTATCCGAGCGCGAAGAACGTAGCGGGCGAGCCGACGTTCACCGCGGCGACCGGCACGCAAACGGATATCGCCACGCTCGCGGCCGCTGGGCTGACGGGCGCCGCTAACCCGAACGCGCAGGCCACCTCGCCGAACATCGTCGCTGCGACGGTCAACGGCCAGACGACCACGCCGCCGACGCTGGGCGCCGCGCTGACCACGACCACCGCGCAACCGTTCCGCCTCGACCGTTCCCAGGCGAACACGAAGAGCCAGAACCACAGCTATGGGCCTGAACAGCTCGCCGATGACAACCTGAAGATGGACGCGTTCCCGCTCTTCACGTCGGCCAGCTCGATCATCGCGGGCAGCACGGGCCAGTTCGGCTCGTCGGCGCAGGTGCTCGGCTACTTCGACGGCAACACGGTCACCGCGTACTGGAACCTCGCACAGAACTTCGCGATGAACGACAACGCGTGGACCGACACGTTTGGTCCGTCGACGCCGGGTGCCATCGAAGTGATCTCGGGCCAGAATCAGGGCGTGACGGTCACGCCCAATCCGAAGAACCCGACTGTCACGACGAGCAGCAATGCGATTCCTGACGGACAGGGAAGCTTCACGATGATCGGCGACCTGGATCCGACCACCGACACCTGCACGGCGGCCGCGCAAACCACCACGTCCGGCCCGACGGGCATGATGGGCGGCAAGAACATCGGCGATCTGCTGAATGCTTCGAACATCACGTGGGGCGGCTTCATGGGCGGCTTCAACCTGCAGACCGTCAACGCGAACGGTACGACGGGCTGCCTGCGCTCGACGTGGTCGGACGTGCTCGGCAGCGCGCCGACTGACTATGTCCAGCATCACGCCTGGTTCCAGTACTACGCATCGACGGCCAATCCGACGCACCAGCGTCCGACCTCGACCGCGATGATCGGCTTCACCGAGCCGACGCTCGACAATACGGCCACGCCGGTTCACCACCAGTACGACACCGACGACTTCTTCGCGTCCGTACAGGCGGGCAACTTCCCGTCGGTCAGCTTCCTGAAGGCGCCCGCGATCAGCGACGGCCATCCGGGCAATTCGGACCCGCTCGACGAGCAGGCATTCGTCGTGAAGGTCACGAACTTCCTGCAGCAGCAACCCGACTGGAAGAACACGCTCGTCGTGATCGCCTATGACGACTCCGATGGCTGGTACGACCACGTGACGCCGGCAATCACGAGCTCGTCGTTCGATACCACGCTCGTCACGCACGTCGGCACGGCAACCTTCACGGGCGCCGACCAGTTGTCGGGCCAGGGCCAGTGCACGTCGGCGAGCGCGACGCAGCCGCTCGGCATCAACGGTGGTGCGGTCAACGGCCGTTGCGGCCCGGGTACACGGACGCCGTTCCTCGTGATCTCGCCGTGGGCAAAGCAGAACTTCGTTGACCACACGCAGATCACGCAGGCGTCGGTCGTCAAGTTCATCGAAGACAACTGGCTCGGCGGCAAGCGGCTCGGCGCGGGTTCGTTCGACGCAACGGCCGGCGATATCCGCGGCATGTTGAATCTGACTGGCGCGGGCAACAACGCGACCGTCTTCCTCGACCCGGTTGTTGGCACGAAGCTCGCAGCTGCGCCGGCGACCAACTAA